The following are encoded in a window of Haloarcula laminariae genomic DNA:
- a CDS encoding NUDIX hydrolase, with the protein MADELAWETLTTDIAYSCPGFDIVHEDVELPDGTETDFDFLREGDSVVVLPLTPDGDVVVIEEWRQAVKRVNRALPAGSMEADDAAPRDAVDRELREETGYEAERVRHLYTAEPANGYADSVFHYFLAEGCEPTAEQELDFDESIRVETAAFDELLESVRSGDLRDGRSAVGLMYYALFER; encoded by the coding sequence ATGGCAGACGAACTCGCCTGGGAGACGCTCACGACGGACATCGCCTACAGCTGTCCGGGGTTCGACATCGTCCACGAGGACGTCGAGTTGCCCGACGGCACCGAGACCGACTTCGACTTCCTGCGGGAGGGCGACAGCGTCGTCGTCCTCCCCCTGACGCCGGATGGGGACGTGGTCGTCATCGAGGAGTGGCGCCAGGCCGTCAAGCGGGTCAACCGCGCGCTGCCGGCCGGGAGCATGGAAGCCGACGACGCGGCACCGCGCGACGCCGTCGACCGCGAACTCCGCGAGGAGACCGGCTACGAGGCGGAGCGCGTGCGCCATCTCTACACCGCCGAGCCCGCCAACGGCTACGCCGACTCCGTGTTCCACTACTTCCTCGCGGAGGGGTGTGAACCGACCGCCGAGCAGGAGCTCGACTTCGACGAGTCCATCCGCGTCGAGACGGCGGCGTTCGACGAGCTGCTCGAATCGGTTCGGTCCGGCGACCTGCGGGACGGTCGCTCGGCGGTCGGTCTCATGTACTACGCGCTGTTCGAGCGGTGA